Proteins encoded within one genomic window of Rhinoderma darwinii isolate aRhiDar2 chromosome 5, aRhiDar2.hap1, whole genome shotgun sequence:
- the LOC142652238 gene encoding uncharacterized protein LOC142652238 encodes MICSVTAGDRLSLSSARRELEKPLPEGDAAQVPVTFDDVAAYFSEEEWKDLEECQKELYKDMMKENYEALITLEDASVNEKDKTKFTDKPEHVDPSSLPVLDQSSSCPEIEDDLACPSTPSRSQQSQAGNQVEAATSYTESFSPGAAQPDSLKDETEKLYQCPECGKNFRKRDSLKRHQQTHTGERPYNCIECGKSFIQKQHLVTHLRTHTGERPYKCDECGKSLSTNERLKIHQRIHTGERPYKCGDCGKSFRAHRVLKVHQQTHTGERIHKCEDCGKRFRHKQTLLAHQRSHSGETTYSCNECGESFRTFKHLKFHQKQHRGEKPHECEDCGKGFRKREHLRRHQQIHTGERPFSCEECGKGFIQKHHLVRHQRTHTGERPFTVVIVEEFPYNGSSTGTCRGSPHICSECGKSFTTYEHLKRHNRIHTGERPNKCDDCDRTFKSQKLLKAHQKAQDEETGLCRDEDAKNGESQRIGSGEKPFECGECGKTFRFLKHLKFHLHTHTGERPFKCESCQKTFRKRDCLKRHQQIHTGERPFTCTDCGKGFIQKQHLVRHQRTHTGERPYICSECGKTFSTCEHLKIHGRTHTGEKPYKCNDCGQSFRKREYLKCHQQTHTGERPFTCSECGKSFIQKHHLIAHLRTHTGERPYQCNDCGKTFRHKQNLTTHQKTHGIGL; translated from the exons ATGATCTGCTCGGTGACAGCAGGAGACAGGCTGAGCCTCTCGTCCGCCCGGAGAGAGCTGGAGAAGCCCCTACCGGAGGGAGACGCTGCGCAG gtcCCGGTGACCTTTGATGATGTGGCTGCGTATTTTTCGGAGGAGGAATGGAAGGATCTGGAGGAATGTCAGAAAGAGCTGTACAAGGACATGATGAAAGAGAATTATGAAGCTCTCATTACTCTGG AAGACGCGTCAGTCAATGAGAAGGACAAGACGAAGTTCACTGATAAACCGGAGCATGTCGACCCTTCTTCTCTCCCCGTGTTGGATCAGTCTTCATCTTGCCCAGAGATTGAGGACGACCTCGCGTGTCCCTCCACTCCCAGCCGGTCCCAGCAAAGTCAGGCCGGAAACCAAGTGGAAGCCGCCACTTCTTATACCGAAAGTTTCAGCCCAGGCGCCGCGCAGCCCGACTCTCTAAAAGACGAGACGGAGAAACTCTACCAGTGCCCAGAGTGCGGCAAGAACTTCCGAAAGCGGGACAGCCTGAAGCGCCACCAGCAGACGCACACGGGGGAGCGCCCCTATAACTGCATCGAATGTGGAAAAAGTTTCATCCAGAAGCAACACTTGGTGACTCACTTGAGGACGCACACGGGGGAGAGGCCCTACAAATGTGACGAGTGCGGGAAAAGCCTGAGCACTAACGAACGTCTGAAGATCCACCAGAGGATTCACACGGGGGAGAGGCCCTACAAGTGCGGGGACTGTGGGAAGAGCTTCCGAGCCCATCGGGTCCTCAAGGTCCATCAGCAGACGCACACCGGGGAGAGGATCCACAAGTGCGAGGACTGCGGGAAGCGGTTTAGGCACAAGCAGACTCTTTTAGCCCACCAGAGGAGTCACTCGGGTGAGACCACCTACAGTTGCAACGAGTGCGGCGAGAGTTTCCGCACCTTCAAGCACCTTAAGTTTCACCAGAAACAACATCGCGGGGAAAAACCGCATGAGTGCGAGGACTGCGGGAAGGGTTTCCGCAAACGGGAACATCTGAGGCGCCATCAGCAGATCCATACCGGCGAACGTCCGTTTTCTTGTGAAGAGTGTGGCAAGGGTTTTATCCAAAAACATCACCTGGTCAGACACCAGAGAACTCACACGGGGGAGAGACCCTTCACTGTGGTAATTGTCGAGGAGTTCCCCTATAATGGCTCCTCTACTGGCACGTGCCGGGGGAGCCCCCATATCTGCAGCGAATGTGGTAAGAGCTTCACAACGTACGAGCATCTAAAGCGGCACAACCGAATACACACCGGCGAGCGGCCCAACAAGTGCGATGACTGTGACCGGACCTTCAAGTCTCAGAAACTCCTCAAGGCTCATCAAAAAGCCCAGGACGAGGAGACGGGACTCTGCCGGGACGAAGACGCCAAGAACGGCGAGAGCCAGAGGATCGGATCCGGCGAAAAACCGTTCGAATGTGGCGAATGCGGCAAAACGTTCCGATTCCTGAAGCACTTGAAGTTCCACCTGCACACTCACACCGGCGAGAGACCCTTCAAGTGTGAGTCGTGCCAGAAGACGTTCCGGAAACGCGATTGTTTGAAGAGGCATCAGCAGATCCACACGGGTGAGAGGCCCTTCACCTGCACGGACTGCGGAAAGGGCTTTATCCAGAAGCAGCATTTAGTGAGACACCAGAGAACGCACACCGGGGAACGTCCTTATATCTGTAGTGAATGTGGGAAGACCTTCAGCACCTGTGAGCACCTTAAAATACACGGTCGTACCCACACCGGGGAGAAGCCCTACAAGTGCAATGACTGTGGGCAAAGCTTCCGCAAGAGAGAATACCTAAAATGCCACCAGCAGACCCACACCGGAGAAAGACCCTTCACCTGCTCCGAGTGCGGAAAAAGCTTCATCCAGAAGCATCATCTCATCGCCCATCTACGTACCCACACCGGAGAGAGACCGTACCAGTGCAACGACTGCGGTAAGACCTTTAGGCACAAGCAGAATCTCACCACACATCAAAAGACCCACGGGATTGGCCTGTAG